One Acinetobacter pullicarnis genomic region harbors:
- a CDS encoding carbohydrate porin: protein MKLITKQLLGSVGLVLTFAQSHATTAFDPNAAYLLGDWNGKRNSLAEQGIKFDANITVDTAYLADGGYKDQQDPTYTSQLWLGSHWDLEKLLGWDGVSVRTVVTARQGQSVSVDQISDPLAPQMANVQSSYGRGNSGSRLTEFSLEKQFKAQGVSIRVGRFGMGTYFNAMSCDFQNTSFCAAQMGKWQGGTWYNTPVSQWAGMVKYQINPELSAQVAVFEFNPTNIKEKEGWNLSTSNADGVTIPIELVWQPKSAVSGLPATYRAGVMYNTADKIENQKDIVTGEAKDHSYGTWFVAEQQLTQKGSGKQGLHGFMNLSVHDKTTNKIDNMQQVGLKYIGLFETRENDILGLGLSRIHVSDRYRESRSRLDKPAEYNLELNYSYFPTKWAMLRPNIQYVINPGATSHVDNALVLGLTSKLTF from the coding sequence ATGAAATTAATCACAAAGCAATTACTCGGTAGTGTAGGACTTGTTTTGACATTTGCACAGAGCCATGCAACGACTGCTTTTGACCCCAATGCTGCATATTTATTGGGGGACTGGAATGGTAAGCGCAATAGTCTCGCTGAACAAGGTATTAAGTTCGATGCCAATATAACCGTAGATACTGCCTACCTCGCGGATGGTGGATATAAAGATCAGCAAGATCCAACTTATACCAGCCAGTTGTGGTTAGGCAGTCATTGGGACTTGGAGAAACTCTTGGGTTGGGATGGCGTTTCGGTGCGTACCGTGGTGACAGCACGACAAGGTCAGAGTGTATCTGTTGATCAGATTTCAGATCCTTTAGCACCACAAATGGCGAATGTTCAGTCCAGTTATGGGCGTGGGAACAGTGGGAGTCGTTTGACTGAATTTTCCTTAGAAAAACAATTTAAAGCACAAGGAGTTAGTATTCGAGTCGGTCGATTTGGGATGGGGACTTATTTTAATGCGATGTCATGTGATTTCCAAAACACCTCTTTCTGTGCCGCACAGATGGGTAAATGGCAGGGTGGCACTTGGTACAACACACCAGTAAGTCAATGGGCTGGGATGGTGAAATATCAGATTAATCCTGAGTTATCTGCGCAAGTGGCGGTCTTTGAATTTAATCCGACCAATATTAAAGAAAAAGAGGGGTGGAATCTAAGCACCTCAAATGCAGACGGGGTAACCATACCGATAGAACTGGTATGGCAACCGAAGAGTGCGGTGAGTGGCTTGCCTGCTACATACCGTGCAGGCGTGATGTATAACACGGCAGATAAGATTGAAAATCAAAAAGATATTGTTACTGGGGAAGCGAAAGATCATAGCTATGGGACATGGTTTGTTGCAGAGCAGCAACTCACGCAAAAAGGATCTGGAAAGCAAGGTTTACATGGCTTTATGAATCTCAGTGTTCATGATAAAACGACCAATAAAATTGACAATATGCAGCAAGTGGGCTTGAAGTATATTGGTCTATTTGAAACCCGTGAAAATGATATTCTGGGTCTGGGTTTAAGTCGTATTCATGTTAGTGATCGCTATCGAGAATCGCGTAGCAGATTAGATAAACCAGCAGAATATAATCTTGAGTTGAATTATTCTTATTTTCCAACGAAATGGGCAATGCTTCGACCAAATATTCAATATGTGATCAATCCAGGTGCGACCAGCCATGTTGATAATGCTTTAGTTCTAGGCTTAACCAGTAAATTAACCTTCTAA
- a CDS encoding tripartite tricarboxylate transporter permease: MELLFDQVLIAFGFGLFGAVLFAAIGLISGTDETATIAPLTLLIILLGAPAVGVFTFWMSAVVAKHMTHAIPTALLGIPGDTLATPLMAECDAMRKLGAPHIALRKMISGAIVSAFIAVPCAVLFASLLAPFGDSIKAFAPWIFAFAAIIITYFSPGKLASTLLLIPFVVLIIALQSFTAKFDTKLSVSYFIGIAIGPLIADLFLVSSPMGRKKMRRNTVNRLSIAPEVKSWSGYFPNPFKVLDKEQLKWTAATSVVSSATFVFSPVAMTVALGEFVSSRFKQVYQRLTTTLAAKNGVTESTYIAEALIPLIAFGLPLSPVAAGPAAPLFNAPPVFTVGGNGTEGYNLHHLLSQWEFLGYGLLAVAIASLVSYPFAMNYARRAALFVTKYISHEAIIATFVGLILVISLWEGALLGVLVILTIGLVGGLLSKHFGFNAGCQFMGYYMAILSVPALMSLVG; encoded by the coding sequence ATGGAATTACTCTTTGATCAAGTGTTGATTGCGTTCGGATTTGGTTTGTTTGGGGCGGTTTTATTTGCTGCAATTGGCTTAATTTCAGGGACGGATGAAACTGCCACCATTGCGCCGCTGACGCTGCTGATTATTTTACTCGGTGCACCAGCTGTTGGAGTCTTTACTTTTTGGATGTCTGCCGTTGTTGCGAAACACATGACACATGCCATTCCAACTGCATTATTAGGCATTCCAGGGGATACTTTAGCGACACCGTTAATGGCTGAATGTGACGCCATGCGAAAACTCGGTGCGCCACATATTGCATTACGTAAGATGATTTCAGGGGCAATTGTTTCTGCATTTATTGCTGTGCCTTGTGCTGTGTTATTCGCATCTTTGTTGGCACCATTTGGTGATTCAATTAAAGCCTTTGCACCTTGGATTTTTGCATTTGCAGCCATCATTATTACTTATTTTTCTCCAGGTAAATTGGCTTCAACTTTATTGCTTATTCCATTTGTGGTGCTGATTATTGCGCTACAGAGCTTCACTGCAAAATTCGATACCAAACTTTCTGTGAGTTATTTTATTGGGATTGCAATCGGACCATTAATTGCTGATTTATTTTTAGTTAGCTCGCCAATGGGCCGTAAGAAAATGCGGCGTAACACGGTCAATCGACTTTCTATTGCACCTGAAGTAAAAAGCTGGTCGGGCTATTTCCCTAATCCATTTAAAGTTTTAGACAAAGAACAATTAAAATGGACAGCAGCAACCTCAGTGGTCTCTAGTGCGACTTTTGTGTTCAGTCCTGTTGCCATGACGGTTGCTTTGGGAGAGTTTGTTTCTTCACGCTTTAAGCAAGTTTATCAACGTTTAACCACCACCCTTGCTGCCAAAAATGGGGTGACAGAGTCGACCTATATTGCTGAAGCATTAATTCCATTGATTGCATTTGGTTTACCTTTAAGCCCCGTTGCGGCAGGTCCAGCAGCCCCCTTATTTAATGCACCACCAGTATTCACCGTTGGCGGAAATGGCACTGAAGGATACAACTTGCACCATTTACTCAGTCAATGGGAATTCTTAGGTTACGGTTTATTGGCTGTTGCAATTGCATCATTGGTGTCTTATCCATTTGCCATGAATTATGCCCGCCGTGCTGCATTATTTGTGACCAAGTATATTAGTCATGAAGCCATTATCGCCACATTTGTTGGTCTGATTTTAGTGATTAGTTTATGGGAAGGTGCACTGCTTGGTGTATTGGTGATTCTGACCATTGGTTTGGTTGGTGGATTACTCTCCAAACATTTTGGCTTTAATGCCGGCTGTCAATTCATGGGGTATTACATGGCAATTCTAAGCGTACCCGCTTTAATGAGTCTCGTGGGATAA
- a CDS encoding TonB-dependent receptor: MIGISPIVVATESTPHVLPTIEIEAQQERKALKDGNMDIPRTEDDVQPYTIISAEKIKNTGANDVSDLITKLLPQATSVPNDAGSGFTGTTSQINLRGLGANHTLILINGRRTAGIGNRGTAESTDQPNLNNIPLEAIERIEVLPTSASAIYGSGAIGGVINIVLKRDYVGTDINVRYEDNLANNQPVKTVSLVTGFALEDGRTQVLFTASKRDQDALTQGEKKWRNMGRATQLKNNPDSIHNATTPPAGDLVNLRIKNDDGTYTAAHIPKAWNGDINTLGKGYSLGLADSMSAWSGNTTLITESKTEAYGLSINRNFTDRLNVYLEGAYDKEEGVHLTTPHGYGTVTYKANNPANPFAKDVQLNFPVNWSDMGEKAYRHIENKTQRVATGFTYDLMPNFTISADYAWSQADILVNYPRRGRNNPGAKSWMADLDAGLINLIKDTTTEGTDVITKYWNYPKTQTQSTLNDFALRGAGAVYSWYAGDISMATGLEYRKTKTEGFADHQHVDNPWRKPAERNMEAKSAYLEFSVPLISPDMEWSWARLLDIQVAGRYEEFNIDSRTPQYKVDSATGYNSQLTGYHTQPKAKFDAITPTLGFRFAPNDQVMLRASYSEGFISPTVSQLAEPTNTPVINATLVDPQTGKIITHYASIANGNPNITPESSKSYNAGIVLTPNLIPDLRLSIDYFHIEKSNNIAEPTAEYVLKNEKYLPGRIIRDANGNVTTINTQPFNALGLKTSGIDTALSYSFDSLLGASTFNLGYTYVDQYIQKTSLTGGWESQLGGSASGDPIRHRANATFTLKPNDTWTFGWGAQYYSSYNITNAAAILNQTGIASDTLTIDSELFHDIFARAKLKIPGVKKLNNAELGFGINNLFDTYTLDMSGRNYISRYSNTLGRNYYLNLKLSF; this comes from the coding sequence ATGATTGGGATCAGTCCAATCGTAGTAGCAACAGAATCAACTCCTCATGTATTACCCACCATCGAAATCGAAGCGCAACAAGAGCGAAAAGCGTTAAAAGATGGAAATATGGATATTCCCCGCACTGAAGATGATGTCCAACCCTATACGATTATTAGTGCTGAAAAAATTAAAAACACAGGGGCAAATGATGTTAGTGACTTAATTACCAAGCTTTTACCTCAAGCAACGTCAGTGCCTAATGACGCTGGTTCTGGATTTACAGGAACCACAAGTCAAATTAATTTACGTGGTCTCGGTGCAAACCATACATTAATTTTAATTAACGGTCGTAGAACAGCAGGTATCGGAAATCGTGGTACTGCCGAAAGCACAGACCAACCGAACTTAAATAATATCCCGCTAGAAGCCATTGAACGTATTGAAGTACTTCCAACATCTGCATCGGCAATTTATGGCTCTGGTGCAATTGGAGGAGTTATTAATATTGTTTTAAAACGTGATTATGTCGGTACTGATATAAATGTACGTTACGAAGATAACCTTGCGAATAATCAACCCGTAAAAACCGTGAGCTTAGTCACAGGCTTTGCACTTGAGGATGGTCGTACACAGGTATTATTTACTGCATCGAAACGGGATCAAGATGCACTCACACAGGGTGAAAAAAAATGGCGCAATATGGGCCGCGCCACACAGTTAAAAAATAATCCTGATTCAATTCATAATGCGACCACCCCACCAGCAGGTGATTTGGTCAACCTCCGGATTAAAAACGATGATGGTACTTATACGGCTGCACATATTCCCAAAGCTTGGAATGGAGATATTAATACACTTGGAAAAGGATATTCACTCGGCTTAGCTGATTCAATGAGTGCTTGGTCAGGCAATACAACACTTATTACTGAAAGTAAAACTGAAGCATATGGATTATCTATTAATCGTAATTTTACAGATCGTTTAAATGTCTACCTAGAAGGTGCCTACGATAAAGAAGAAGGCGTCCATTTAACAACACCACATGGCTATGGTACGGTCACTTATAAAGCGAATAATCCAGCAAATCCATTTGCGAAAGATGTCCAGCTAAACTTTCCTGTCAATTGGTCAGATATGGGAGAAAAAGCTTACCGACATATTGAAAATAAAACGCAACGCGTCGCGACAGGCTTCACTTATGATTTAATGCCTAACTTTACCATTTCTGCTGATTATGCATGGAGTCAGGCCGATATTTTAGTTAATTATCCTCGTCGTGGCCGTAATAACCCTGGAGCAAAATCCTGGATGGCGGACCTTGATGCAGGGTTAATTAACTTAATTAAAGATACAACCACTGAAGGCACGGATGTTATTACTAAGTATTGGAATTATCCAAAAACTCAAACTCAGTCCACGCTCAATGATTTCGCTCTAAGAGGTGCTGGCGCTGTTTACTCTTGGTATGCCGGTGATATTAGTATGGCAACAGGTTTGGAATATCGTAAAACAAAAACTGAGGGCTTTGCAGACCACCAACATGTGGATAATCCTTGGCGTAAACCTGCGGAACGCAATATGGAGGCTAAAAGTGCTTATTTAGAGTTTAGTGTTCCTTTGATTTCGCCGGATATGGAGTGGTCTTGGGCCAGATTATTAGACATTCAAGTCGCTGGACGTTATGAGGAGTTTAATATTGACTCACGGACACCACAATATAAAGTTGACTCTGCCACAGGTTATAATTCTCAACTGACTGGTTACCACACCCAACCTAAAGCTAAATTTGATGCAATAACACCAACACTTGGTTTTAGATTTGCACCAAATGATCAGGTAATGCTTCGCGCCTCTTACAGTGAAGGCTTTATTTCACCAACAGTTTCTCAACTTGCCGAGCCAACCAATACGCCAGTAATTAATGCAACATTAGTCGATCCGCAAACGGGAAAAATAATTACGCACTACGCATCTATTGCAAATGGAAATCCTAATATTACGCCCGAGTCCTCCAAAAGTTATAATGCGGGTATTGTATTAACACCAAACTTAATTCCAGATCTAAGATTATCTATTGATTATTTTCACATTGAAAAAAGTAATAACATCGCAGAACCAACTGCCGAGTATGTTCTAAAAAATGAAAAATATCTTCCGGGCCGTATAATCCGTGATGCGAATGGCAATGTGACTACAATTAACACCCAACCCTTTAATGCTTTAGGCTTAAAGACTAGTGGCATCGATACTGCATTAAGCTATTCATTTGATAGTCTATTGGGGGCTTCGACATTTAATTTGGGTTATACCTATGTTGATCAATATATTCAAAAAACGAGCTTAACGGGGGGCTGGGAAAGTCAATTAGGTGGTAGTGCAAGTGGCGATCCGATCAGACATCGTGCCAATGCTACATTTACCCTAAAACCCAATGATACTTGGACATTTGGTTGGGGAGCACAATATTACAGCTCATATAATATTACCAATGCAGCAGCTATTTTAAATCAAACTGGAATAGCGTCAGATACCTTAACAATTGACAGTGAATTATTTCATGACATTTTTGCTCGTGCTAAATTGAAAATACCGGGCGTCAAAAAACTTAATAATGCAGAGCTCGGTTTTGGCATTAATAATTTATTTGATACTTATACTTTAGATATGTCAGGTAGAAACTATATTAGCCGATATAGTAATACACTAGGCCGTAACTATTACTTAAATCTCAAACTATCTTTTTAA
- a CDS encoding hydroxymethylglutaryl-CoA reductase, degradative codes for MNSKLPNFRKLTVSERLKEVAKIAGFSEQQQQLLENDGALSPDLANGMIENVIGKFELPFGVAANFQINGKDHLIPMVVEEPSVVAAASYMAKIVRENGGFKTSSTEPLMRAQVQILGLDSVEIAKQILLENKEQIIQLANSKDKFLISLGGGCKDIEVHLFESTQVGPMAVMHLIVNVCDAMGANTVNTMAETVTPLVEKLTGGQVRLRILSNLADLRLVSAELTVRPDQLKQATLSGEEVIDRMIEAYEFAAIDPYRAATHNKGIMNGIDPVIVATGNDWRAIEAGAHVYAVKNGHYTSLTTWKKDAQGNLVGCLELPMAVGLVGGATKTHPLAQLSIQMLNIKSANELGEVIAAVGLAQNMAAMRALATEGIQRGHMALHARNIAVVAGAKPDEVDQIIAQMVAEHDVRNDRALELLTELRG; via the coding sequence GTGAATTCTAAATTACCTAATTTTCGAAAGTTAACAGTATCAGAACGTCTCAAGGAAGTGGCAAAAATAGCAGGTTTTAGTGAACAACAACAGCAATTGTTAGAGAATGACGGTGCACTAAGTCCCGATTTAGCAAATGGTATGATTGAAAATGTGATTGGTAAATTTGAACTTCCATTTGGTGTTGCTGCAAATTTTCAAATTAATGGCAAAGATCATTTAATTCCAATGGTGGTTGAAGAACCTTCTGTTGTTGCTGCTGCCTCATATATGGCGAAAATAGTACGTGAAAATGGTGGCTTTAAAACTTCAAGTACTGAACCTTTAATGCGTGCACAAGTACAAATTTTAGGTCTTGATTCTGTTGAAATAGCCAAACAAATTCTATTGGAAAATAAAGAACAGATCATTCAGCTTGCGAATAGTAAGGATAAATTCCTGATTAGTTTGGGCGGTGGTTGTAAAGATATTGAGGTTCATTTATTTGAATCCACACAAGTTGGTCCGATGGCTGTTATGCATTTGATCGTCAATGTCTGTGATGCAATGGGCGCGAATACCGTCAATACCATGGCTGAAACAGTTACACCTTTGGTTGAAAAGCTTACCGGTGGCCAAGTCCGTTTACGAATTTTGTCAAATTTAGCGGATCTACGTTTGGTCAGCGCAGAATTGACGGTACGTCCAGATCAACTCAAGCAAGCCACCTTATCGGGTGAAGAAGTCATCGATCGTATGATTGAAGCCTATGAATTTGCTGCAATTGATCCCTATCGGGCTGCGACCCATAACAAAGGCATTATGAATGGGATTGATCCGGTCATTGTTGCAACGGGCAATGATTGGCGTGCAATTGAGGCGGGTGCGCATGTTTATGCAGTTAAAAACGGACATTACACTTCCTTGACCACCTGGAAAAAAGATGCTCAAGGAAACTTAGTAGGTTGTCTTGAATTGCCAATGGCTGTTGGACTGGTGGGGGGTGCAACAAAAACCCATCCTTTGGCACAGTTATCTATTCAGATGTTGAATATCAAGTCTGCGAATGAACTTGGAGAAGTCATTGCTGCAGTTGGTTTAGCACAAAATATGGCGGCAATGCGTGCATTGGCGACCGAAGGCATTCAGCGTGGTCATATGGCATTACATGCACGCAATATTGCAGTGGTGGCTGGGGCGAAGCCTGATGAAGTTGATCAGATTATTGCCCAAATGGTTGCTGAGCATGATGTTCGCAACGACAGAGCATTGGAATTACTCACCGAATTACGTGGTTGA
- a CDS encoding hydroxymethylglutaryl-CoA lyase — translation MNDFVKIVEVGARDGLQNEKSVIHFEQRLELLNRLVQSGFKSIEVGSCVSPRWVPQMDKSTDLYAALEKPEQVNFSLLVPNIKGLEAALQVGCKEIAVFTAASESFAHKNINCSIDESFARFEPIFALAKQHNIKVRGYVSCVVDCPYEGAIDPQKVAMTAKRLFDLGCYEISLGETIGTATPIRVRQMLQACLDVIPVECIAGHFHDTYGMAIANIAESLNQGIRIFDSSIAGLGGCPYAKGATGNVATEDVVYLLEQSGFQTGIDISALLSAGDFITAVLQRENQSHFAKVYQAKSLI, via the coding sequence ATGAATGATTTTGTGAAAATTGTAGAGGTGGGTGCACGTGATGGATTGCAGAATGAAAAATCGGTGATCCACTTTGAGCAACGCTTGGAATTGTTAAATAGACTGGTGCAGAGCGGCTTTAAATCGATTGAAGTGGGATCCTGTGTTTCACCACGTTGGGTTCCTCAAATGGATAAAAGCACAGATTTATATGCAGCCCTTGAAAAACCCGAACAGGTGAACTTTAGCTTACTTGTTCCGAATATTAAGGGGCTAGAAGCTGCGCTACAGGTTGGGTGTAAAGAGATTGCAGTTTTTACCGCGGCCTCAGAATCATTTGCTCATAAAAATATTAACTGTTCCATTGATGAAAGCTTTGCTCGTTTTGAGCCTATATTTGCACTGGCAAAACAGCACAATATCAAAGTACGAGGCTATGTATCTTGTGTTGTGGACTGTCCGTATGAGGGGGCGATTGATCCTCAAAAAGTCGCCATGACCGCTAAACGATTGTTTGATTTAGGCTGTTATGAAATTTCTTTGGGTGAAACCATAGGGACCGCTACGCCTATTCGAGTCCGTCAAATGCTACAAGCGTGTCTAGATGTGATTCCCGTTGAGTGTATCGCGGGCCATTTTCATGACACTTATGGGATGGCGATTGCCAATATTGCTGAATCTTTAAATCAAGGTATTCGAATTTTTGATTCATCTATTGCGGGGTTAGGTGGCTGTCCTTATGCCAAAGGCGCTACTGGCAATGTGGCAACCGAAGATGTGGTGTACTTATTGGAACAGTCTGGCTTTCAGACTGGCATTGATATTTCAGCACTGTTAAGTGCTGGTGATTTTATTACAGCGGTACTGCAACGAGAAAATCAATCGCATTTTGCCAAAGTATATCAAGCAAAATCATTGATTTAA
- the dusA gene encoding tRNA dihydrouridine(20/20a) synthase DusA, with protein MNTAAPTELTPVKNAPRISVAPMMDWTTRDYRFFARLFNPNVMLYTEMVTTGAILFGDAARHLDFNQQEHPISLQLGGSNPKDLASCSKMAQDWGYDEVNLNVGCPSDRVQNNKIGACLMAEPDLVAECIATMQQAVSIPVTIKHRIGIDDMQSYEEMLHFVDTVAKTGCTHFVVHARIAILKGLSPKENRDVPPLRYEDVYRLKIERPHLTIEINGGIKTLAETQQHLQHVDGVMIGREAYHNPYLLAELGQLWGLEAPNRFEIMQQMLPYFEQRVAQGAPVSVLTRHILGLFQNLPGARKWRQSLSGGNVKSLSDVDAAISNIQAAMQRTEDYLAEHQE; from the coding sequence ATGAACACCGCAGCACCCACTGAACTGACACCTGTTAAGAACGCACCGCGCATCAGCGTGGCCCCGATGATGGATTGGACAACCCGAGACTACCGATTTTTCGCGCGTCTGTTTAATCCCAATGTGATGCTATATACCGAGATGGTGACCACAGGCGCGATTTTATTTGGTGATGCCGCACGCCATTTAGACTTTAACCAACAAGAACATCCGATCTCATTGCAGCTCGGTGGCTCAAACCCAAAAGACTTGGCAAGCTGTAGCAAGATGGCGCAAGACTGGGGCTATGACGAAGTTAATTTAAATGTCGGCTGCCCAAGTGACCGCGTACAAAACAATAAGATTGGCGCATGCCTGATGGCGGAACCCGACCTCGTTGCAGAATGTATCGCAACGATGCAGCAAGCAGTGAGCATTCCTGTCACCATCAAACATCGTATCGGCATTGATGACATGCAAAGCTATGAAGAGATGCTGCATTTTGTCGATACCGTAGCCAAAACTGGCTGTACTCACTTTGTGGTACATGCACGTATTGCGATCCTTAAAGGGCTTTCACCCAAAGAAAACCGCGACGTGCCACCATTACGTTATGAAGATGTCTATCGCCTTAAAATCGAACGCCCACATCTGACCATTGAGATTAATGGCGGGATTAAAACCCTTGCGGAAACACAGCAACATTTACAACATGTCGATGGGGTGATGATTGGTCGTGAGGCCTACCACAATCCTTATTTACTGGCTGAGTTGGGCCAGCTTTGGGGGCTTGAAGCACCGAATCGTTTTGAAATTATGCAGCAGATGTTGCCGTATTTTGAACAACGTGTAGCGCAAGGTGCACCGGTTTCAGTCTTGACCCGTCATATTCTGGGGCTATTCCAAAATCTACCCGGTGCACGCAAATGGCGTCAGTCACTCAGCGGTGGTAATGTCAAAAGCTTAAGTGATGTCGATGCTGCAATCAGCAATATCCAAGCAGCGATGCAACGTACTGAAGATTATTTAGCAGAACATCAGGAATAA
- a CDS encoding sodium/proton-translocating pyrophosphatase, which yields MDNAIQQDEKKGAHHNEELVEVWGDTVGFSSLVKSILIGAVLSVSFFYSSQWLLNQIVENPTLAHAYSMLCGLVGCILAGFICSILYKPKREILESEDQSMEWFESLIDEWEKEGKSIGSVHGLPEKIVGELKELNLYDAFVAHAQKRQQKEDK from the coding sequence ATGGATAATGCGATACAGCAAGATGAAAAAAAGGGAGCGCATCACAATGAAGAGCTCGTTGAAGTTTGGGGAGATACCGTTGGTTTCTCGTCGCTGGTTAAATCTATTTTAATTGGCGCAGTTTTAAGTGTGTCATTTTTTTATTCGTCTCAATGGCTATTAAATCAAATTGTAGAAAACCCAACGCTTGCTCATGCTTATAGCATGTTATGTGGATTAGTCGGCTGTATCCTTGCTGGCTTTATTTGTTCAATTCTCTACAAACCCAAACGAGAAATTTTAGAGTCTGAAGATCAATCAATGGAATGGTTCGAAAGCCTGATCGATGAATGGGAAAAAGAGGGCAAGTCCATTGGATCAGTTCATGGTTTACCTGAGAAAATAGTGGGTGAATTAAAGGAACTTAATTTGTATGACGCATTTGTTGCACATGCGCAAAAACGTCAACAAAAGGAAGATAAATAA
- a CDS encoding aminotransferase-like domain-containing protein, with protein sequence MDSNAILLVDQIYQILKHQIKSQLYKENEKIPSIRKLCDQYNISKNTVISALERLIDEGLIYSKPASGFFVMEQKITPRFKQANIEMQNIDELWLMRRQLETFNGVINVGDGFPDTAWFELLPLNKLLQKSIQENRTKLLRYGSKYGYENLREILCLRLSRLNIKTAADNILLTNGVNDAIDLIIRYFVESNTTVLVDSPIYYPLLKKLQLTHCKILEIPRLADGPDCDVLEYYLKNKSPKLFFTQSISHNPTGTHICAEKINIINTLCKENNCLIIENDIFSEYTEIKNRLSSHSNFSHHLYIGGFSKIISPSIRVGFIVGEHHLIDKLSDFKAILHVNSSEYAEQFICTILQSKFYEQHLTFFKENLKLSSKLALDNIKKLGGQVFYESTDSLYCWASFEHLDFSHEMMNRAIENKLIFAPGYIFSLQGQQYNQWTRLNIGVAASPNFYENFNHFLNNEH encoded by the coding sequence ATGGATTCCAACGCAATACTTCTTGTCGATCAAATTTATCAAATCTTAAAGCATCAGATAAAATCACAGCTTTATAAAGAAAATGAAAAGATCCCCTCTATACGCAAATTATGCGATCAATATAACATCTCTAAAAATACGGTTATTTCTGCATTAGAACGCTTAATCGATGAAGGCCTTATCTATTCAAAACCAGCCTCCGGTTTTTTTGTGATGGAACAGAAAATAACGCCTCGTTTTAAACAAGCCAATATTGAAATGCAGAATATCGATGAGCTTTGGTTAATGCGTCGTCAACTGGAAACATTTAATGGTGTAATCAATGTTGGTGATGGTTTCCCAGACACTGCTTGGTTTGAGCTATTGCCATTAAATAAGCTTTTACAAAAATCGATTCAAGAAAACCGCACCAAATTATTACGTTATGGCTCGAAATATGGCTATGAGAATTTAAGGGAAATACTTTGTTTACGCTTAAGCCGACTTAATATTAAAACGGCCGCAGACAATATCCTTCTCACCAATGGAGTAAATGATGCAATTGATTTAATCATTCGCTACTTTGTCGAATCAAATACAACGGTCTTGGTTGACTCACCTATTTATTATCCTTTATTGAAAAAACTACAGCTAACCCACTGTAAAATCCTTGAGATTCCAAGACTTGCAGATGGGCCAGACTGTGATGTGCTTGAGTATTATTTAAAAAATAAAAGTCCAAAACTCTTTTTCACCCAAAGTATTTCTCACAATCCAACCGGCACCCATATTTGCGCAGAAAAAATAAATATCATTAACACCCTATGCAAAGAAAATAATTGCCTGATCATTGAAAATGATATTTTCTCTGAATACACAGAAATTAAAAATAGACTCAGTTCACACAGTAATTTTTCACACCATTTATATATTGGGGGCTTTTCTAAAATCATTAGCCCATCGATTCGGGTCGGTTTTATTGTCGGTGAACATCATTTAATTGACAAGCTTTCAGATTTTAAAGCCATTTTACATGTCAATAGTTCGGAGTATGCCGAGCAATTTATTTGCACAATTTTGCAAAGTAAATTTTATGAACAACACCTAACTTTTTTCAAAGAGAATTTAAAATTAAGCAGCAAGCTTGCACTCGATAATATAAAAAAATTAGGTGGGCAAGTCTTTTATGAATCTACTGATTCTTTGTATTGCTGGGCTTCATTTGAGCACCTAGATTTTTCTCATGAAATGATGAACAGAGCAATCGAAAATAAATTGATATTCGCACCTGGTTATATTTTCAGTTTACAAGGACAGCAATATAATCAATGGACACGTTTAAATATTGGTGTTGCTGCGAGTCCTAATTTCTATGAAAATTTTAATCATTTTTTAAATAATGAGCATTGA